A genomic region of Micromonospora sp. NBC_01796 contains the following coding sequences:
- a CDS encoding GDSL-type esterase/lipase family protein encodes MRVTRWGAALGAVTMLAFTLTPPGPAQAAAAADTWTGTWAASPQSGGTSFNQQTIRQIVRTSIGGTAARIQLSNAFGDRPLVVSEVHVARRTSGSSIDPGTDRRVTFGGQPGVTIPVGALAASDAVAFTVPTGADVVVSLYLPQPTGPATYHQSGLQNNYVAAGNQSGSATLTGAQTNGSYYFLANLDVQNPAAEGAVVTLGASITDGIGSGFDVNRRWPNHLARNLASAGRTIGVLNQGISGNKLLQDGAGQSALKRFDRDVLNQPGVRWVIFSDDPINDLGAGSGRPGADQLIAGLRQLIDRAHQRGVRFLCSTLTPFQGSGGWSAEGEQSRAAINNFVRSAGSGCDGVVDQDNATHDPARPTWFLPAYDTGDHLHPNEAGLQAIANAVNPNLFTGGGTPPPTTPIGAPTACGRLLPGQGLTTGQTLASCDGQFQLRLQSDGNLVLYQGTAVLWSTGTAGRAVAQAALRSDGDLTLTGSTGETIWRTATAGQSDTVFYVQGDGNLVIYSAGRPIWSSGTVVG; translated from the coding sequence ATGAGAGTCACCCGTTGGGGCGCCGCACTGGGGGCGGTGACGATGCTCGCGTTCACCCTCACCCCACCCGGGCCCGCGCAGGCCGCCGCCGCCGCGGACACCTGGACCGGCACCTGGGCCGCGTCACCGCAGAGCGGCGGCACCAGCTTCAACCAGCAGACGATCCGGCAGATCGTCCGGACCAGCATCGGTGGAACCGCCGCCCGGATCCAGCTCTCGAACGCCTTCGGCGACCGGCCGCTGGTGGTGAGCGAGGTGCACGTCGCCCGGCGCACCTCCGGCTCCTCGATCGACCCGGGCACCGACCGGCGGGTCACCTTCGGCGGGCAGCCGGGCGTGACCATCCCGGTCGGTGCGCTGGCGGCCAGCGACGCGGTCGCGTTCACCGTCCCGACCGGCGCCGACGTGGTGGTCAGCCTCTACCTGCCCCAGCCGACCGGGCCGGCGACCTACCACCAGAGCGGGTTGCAGAACAACTATGTCGCGGCCGGCAACCAGAGCGGCAGCGCCACCCTGACCGGGGCGCAGACGAACGGCAGTTACTACTTCCTGGCCAACCTCGACGTGCAGAACCCGGCCGCCGAGGGGGCGGTGGTGACGCTCGGCGCCTCCATCACCGACGGGATCGGCTCCGGGTTCGACGTCAACCGCCGCTGGCCCAACCACCTGGCCCGCAACCTGGCCTCCGCCGGGCGGACGATCGGCGTACTGAACCAGGGGATCAGCGGCAACAAGCTGCTCCAGGACGGGGCCGGGCAGAGCGCGCTGAAGCGGTTCGACCGGGACGTCCTCAACCAGCCGGGCGTACGGTGGGTGATCTTCTCCGACGACCCGATCAACGACCTCGGGGCGGGCAGCGGCCGACCGGGCGCCGACCAGCTCATCGCCGGGCTCCGGCAGCTCATCGACCGGGCGCACCAGCGCGGGGTCAGGTTCCTCTGCTCGACCCTCACCCCGTTCCAGGGCTCCGGTGGCTGGTCCGCCGAGGGCGAGCAGTCGCGGGCGGCGATCAACAACTTCGTACGCAGCGCCGGCAGCGGTTGTGACGGCGTCGTCGACCAGGACAACGCCACCCACGACCCGGCCCGGCCGACGTGGTTCCTGCCGGCGTACGACACCGGCGACCACCTGCACCCGAACGAGGCGGGACTGCAGGCGATCGCCAACGCGGTCAACCCGAACCTGTTCACCGGTGGCGGCACCCCGCCGCCGACCACGCCGATCGGTGCCCCCACCGCCTGCGGCCGGCTGCTGCCGGGCCAGGGCCTGACCACCGGCCAGACCCTGGCGTCGTGCGACGGTCAGTTCCAGTTGCGCCTCCAGAGCGACGGCAACCTGGTGCTCTACCAGGGCACCGCCGTCCTCTGGTCCACCGGGACGGCCGGGCGCGCGGTCGCCCAGGCGGCGTTGCGGTCCGACGGCGACCTCACCCTGACCGGTTCCACCGGCGAGACCATCTGGCGTACGGCCACCGCCGGCCAATCCGACACCGTGTTCTACGTCCAGGGCGACGGCAACCTGGTGATCTATTCCGCGGGTCGACCAATATGGAGTTCCGGCACCGTCGTGGGCTGA
- a CDS encoding ATP-binding cassette domain-containing protein has product MSSDTDLAIETSGLVKIFGDNRAVDGVDLAVPAGTVYGFLGPNGAGKTTTIRMLATLLRPDGGTGRVFGHDIVRQADAVRARVGLTGQYASVDDELTGRENLLMLARLLGFRWAAGGRRADELLAAFGLTEAAGKLVKTYSGGMRRRLDIAASIVVTPDLLFLDEPTTGLDPRSRNQVWDIVRALVASGTTVLLTTQYLDEADQLADRIAVIDHGRVIAEGTSGELKSSVGAGAVRVRLGEAEQRPAAELVLTGALGVPVTLESDPLALSARVNDPERVAGALAALTRAGLAVTEFSLGQPSLDEVFLALTGHPAREGADETKAEVPA; this is encoded by the coding sequence TTGAGTTCAGATACGGATCTCGCCATTGAAACGTCGGGGTTGGTGAAGATCTTCGGCGACAACCGGGCGGTCGACGGGGTGGATCTCGCCGTACCGGCCGGGACCGTCTACGGCTTCCTCGGACCCAACGGTGCCGGCAAGACCACCACGATCCGGATGCTCGCCACCCTGCTGCGCCCCGACGGCGGCACCGGGCGGGTGTTCGGCCACGACATCGTCCGGCAGGCCGACGCGGTACGCGCCAGGGTCGGCCTGACCGGCCAGTACGCCTCGGTCGACGACGAGCTGACCGGCCGGGAGAACCTGCTCATGCTCGCCCGGCTGCTCGGTTTCCGGTGGGCGGCGGGAGGTCGGCGGGCCGACGAGCTGCTCGCCGCGTTCGGCCTGACCGAGGCCGCCGGAAAGTTGGTGAAGACCTACTCCGGCGGGATGCGCCGTCGGCTCGACATCGCGGCGAGCATCGTGGTCACGCCGGACCTGTTGTTCCTGGACGAGCCGACCACCGGGCTCGACCCGCGCAGCCGCAACCAGGTCTGGGACATCGTCCGGGCCCTGGTCGCCTCGGGCACGACGGTGCTGCTCACCACCCAGTACCTGGACGAGGCGGACCAGCTTGCCGACCGGATAGCGGTCATCGACCACGGGCGGGTGATCGCCGAGGGGACCAGCGGCGAGCTCAAGTCGTCGGTCGGCGCCGGTGCCGTACGCGTCCGGCTGGGCGAGGCCGAGCAGCGACCGGCGGCCGAACTCGTACTGACCGGGGCGCTGGGTGTGCCGGTGACGCTGGAGTCCGACCCGTTGGCGCTCTCGGCCAGGGTGAACGACCCGGAGCGGGTGGCGGGTGCGCTGGCCGCGCTGACCCGGGCCGGACTCGCGGTCACCGAATTCTCGCTCGGGCAGCCCAGCCTGGACGAGGTCTTCCTGGCCCTGACCGGCCACCCGGCCCGGGAGGGCGCGGACGAGACCAAGGCAGAGGTGCCCGCATGA
- the glgB gene encoding 1,4-alpha-glucan branching protein GlgB → MDSLVAGVAYDPHALLGAHPRGGQTLVRTWRRGAREVSVLVAGDRYPMRRVHNEGVFEATVPGTVLDYRIEVDGEPRDDPYRYPPSLGEVDLHLIGEGRHERLWSALGARPRTGGGVAFAVWAPNARGVRVVGDFTGWGAHEGWPMRSLGGSGVWEIFAPEAAPGQRYKYRILGQDGIWRDKADPMAAHTEVPPRTGSVIYQSSYEWNDAEWLADRAQRHPHREAMSVYEVHLGSWRPGLGYRELADQLTAYVVDLGFTHVEFMPVAEHPFGGSWGYQVTGYYAPTSRFGTPDDFRYLVDRLHAAGIGVLLDWVPAHFPRDEWALARFDGTALYEHADPRRGEHPDWGTYVFDFGRREVRNFLVANALYWCAEFHVDGLRVDAVASMLYLDYSREDGKWLPNQHGGRENLEAIGFLQETNATVYREYPGVVMIAEESTAWPGVTQPTHANGLGFGFKWNMGWMHDTLSYLSKEPVHRQWHHNELTFSLVYAWSENYLLPISHDEVVHGKGSLAGKMPGDTWQRLANVRALLAYMWAHPGKQLLFMGSELADDREWSEDRGLDWNLVYDPARAGVQRLVRDLNRAYRAAPALYSQDTSPDGFRWIVGNDSGNNTVAFIRIAADGSPLVCVANFSAVPHENYRLGMPVAGVWQETLNTDAESYGGSGVGNLGTVRAEPMPWHGQPASATLRIPPLGVLWLRPAPR, encoded by the coding sequence CTGGACTCGCTCGTCGCCGGGGTGGCGTACGACCCGCACGCCCTGCTCGGGGCGCATCCGCGCGGCGGGCAGACGCTGGTCCGTACCTGGCGGCGCGGTGCCCGGGAGGTCTCGGTGCTGGTCGCCGGGGACCGGTACCCGATGCGCAGGGTGCACAACGAGGGGGTCTTCGAGGCGACCGTGCCCGGCACGGTGCTGGACTACCGGATCGAGGTCGACGGGGAGCCGCGCGACGACCCGTACCGGTACCCGCCGAGCCTGGGCGAGGTGGACCTGCACCTGATCGGCGAGGGCCGGCACGAACGGCTCTGGTCCGCCCTCGGCGCCCGTCCCCGCACGGGTGGCGGGGTCGCCTTCGCGGTCTGGGCGCCGAACGCCCGGGGCGTACGCGTGGTCGGCGACTTCACCGGTTGGGGCGCACACGAGGGCTGGCCGATGCGGTCGCTCGGCGGCAGTGGGGTGTGGGAGATCTTCGCCCCCGAGGCGGCGCCCGGCCAGCGGTACAAGTACCGGATCCTCGGCCAGGACGGGATCTGGCGGGACAAGGCCGACCCGATGGCCGCGCACACCGAGGTCCCGCCCCGGACCGGCTCGGTGATCTACCAGTCGTCGTACGAGTGGAACGACGCCGAGTGGCTCGCCGACCGCGCGCAGCGCCACCCCCACCGGGAGGCGATGAGCGTCTACGAGGTGCATCTCGGCTCGTGGCGCCCCGGTCTCGGCTACCGGGAGTTGGCCGACCAGCTCACCGCGTACGTGGTGGACCTGGGCTTCACCCACGTGGAGTTCATGCCGGTGGCCGAGCACCCGTTCGGCGGTTCCTGGGGTTACCAGGTGACCGGCTACTACGCCCCGACCTCCCGGTTCGGCACCCCGGACGACTTCCGCTACCTGGTGGACCGGCTGCACGCCGCCGGCATCGGGGTGCTGCTGGACTGGGTGCCGGCGCACTTCCCCCGCGACGAGTGGGCGCTGGCCCGGTTCGACGGAACCGCCCTGTACGAGCACGCCGACCCGCGTCGCGGCGAGCACCCCGACTGGGGCACGTACGTCTTCGACTTCGGCCGCCGCGAGGTACGCAACTTCCTGGTCGCCAACGCGCTCTACTGGTGCGCCGAGTTCCACGTCGACGGGCTGCGGGTGGACGCGGTCGCCTCGATGCTCTACCTGGACTACTCCCGCGAGGACGGCAAGTGGCTGCCGAACCAGCACGGTGGGCGGGAGAACCTGGAGGCGATCGGCTTCCTCCAGGAGACGAACGCGACCGTCTACCGGGAGTATCCCGGCGTGGTGATGATCGCCGAGGAGTCCACCGCCTGGCCGGGGGTGACCCAGCCGACCCACGCCAACGGGCTCGGCTTCGGCTTCAAGTGGAACATGGGCTGGATGCACGACACCCTGAGCTACCTGAGCAAGGAGCCGGTCCACCGCCAGTGGCACCACAACGAACTGACCTTCTCCCTGGTGTACGCCTGGAGCGAGAACTACCTGCTGCCGATCAGCCACGACGAGGTGGTCCACGGCAAGGGTTCGTTGGCCGGCAAGATGCCCGGCGACACCTGGCAGCGGCTGGCGAACGTCCGCGCGCTGCTGGCGTACATGTGGGCGCATCCGGGCAAGCAACTGCTCTTCATGGGCAGTGAACTCGCCGACGACCGGGAGTGGAGCGAGGACCGGGGACTGGACTGGAACCTCGTCTACGACCCGGCACGGGCCGGGGTGCAGCGGCTGGTCCGGGACCTGAACCGGGCCTACCGGGCCGCCCCGGCGCTCTACTCGCAGGACACGTCCCCGGACGGGTTCCGGTGGATCGTCGGGAACGACTCGGGCAACAACACGGTGGCGTTCATCCGGATCGCCGCCGACGGGTCGCCGCTGGTCTGCGTGGCGAACTTCTCCGCCGTACCGCACGAGAACTACCGGCTGGGCATGCCGGTGGCCGGTGTCTGGCAGGAGACCCTGAACACGGACGCGGAGAGCTACGGCGGCTCCGGGGTGGGCAACCTCGGCACCGTACGGGCCGAGCCGATGCCGTGGCACGGGCAGCCGGCCTCGGCCACCCTCCGGATCCCCCCGCTCGGTGTCCTCTGGCTCCGCCCGGCGCCCCGCTGA
- a CDS encoding alpha-1,4-glucan--maltose-1-phosphate maltosyltransferase has protein sequence MTGRFPIEKITPSVACGRYPAKAVVGELVPVSARAYREGHRALGCNVVWSGPDGETRPFTRMRPGRDDHWHATISPDAVGDWTFAVEAFDDPYLTWRDAVTKKSAAGQDATELGNDLAEGAALMDSASALVPAEFQPGVRAAAAALRDRELPLEQRLAPALDLAELLWSYPVRRLVTRSDDHPLWTDRPRALFSAWYEFFPRSEGTAPPGEGKPAEHGTFATAAARLPGVAAMGFDVLYLPPIHPIGRVNRKGPNNSLAAGPDDPGSPWAIGAAEGGHDAIHPDLGTADDFRRFVASAAEVGLEVAMDLALQAAPDHPWVTEHPEWFTTLADGSIAYAENPPKKYQDIYPLDFDRDPDGIRAEVLRVVTHWIDHGVRIFRVDNPHTKPFDFWQWLIHEVKQLDPEVIFLAEAFTRPAVMHGLGKIGFTQSYTYFSWRYSADELREYCTELIDAADYMRPNFWPNTPDILPEPLKLGVPSIFKIRAVLASLLSPSWGIYAGFELLEHEALPGAEEYADSEKFQLRPRDWTAAEAQGRSLAPYIARLNAVRRKNPALHWLRNLRFHHSDNPALFCWSKRDERTGNTVLVVCSLDPFQAQWGNLSLDLPALGLDWADRFTVYDEMSGARYDWGQHNVVGLDPNQPAHVFTVHHNGPPPPPATAPTVPATTETAK, from the coding sequence GTGACGGGACGGTTTCCGATCGAGAAGATCACGCCCTCGGTGGCCTGCGGTCGCTACCCGGCCAAGGCGGTGGTCGGTGAGCTGGTGCCGGTCTCCGCGCGGGCCTACCGGGAGGGGCACCGGGCGCTGGGCTGCAACGTGGTCTGGTCCGGCCCCGACGGCGAGACGCGCCCGTTCACCCGGATGCGCCCCGGCCGGGACGACCACTGGCACGCGACCATCTCCCCGGACGCGGTCGGCGACTGGACCTTTGCCGTGGAGGCGTTCGACGACCCGTACCTGACCTGGCGGGACGCGGTCACCAAGAAGTCCGCCGCCGGGCAGGACGCCACCGAGCTGGGCAACGACCTGGCCGAGGGCGCCGCGCTGATGGACTCGGCGTCCGCGCTGGTCCCGGCCGAGTTCCAACCCGGCGTACGGGCGGCAGCGGCGGCGCTGCGCGATCGGGAACTGCCGCTGGAGCAGCGCCTCGCCCCGGCCCTGGACCTGGCCGAGCTGCTGTGGTCGTACCCGGTGCGCCGGCTGGTCACCCGCAGCGACGACCATCCACTCTGGACCGATCGACCCCGCGCCCTCTTCTCCGCCTGGTACGAGTTCTTCCCCCGCTCCGAGGGGACCGCCCCGCCGGGCGAGGGCAAACCGGCCGAGCACGGGACCTTCGCCACCGCCGCCGCCCGTCTCCCCGGTGTCGCCGCGATGGGTTTCGACGTGCTCTACCTCCCGCCGATCCACCCGATCGGCCGGGTCAACCGCAAGGGCCCGAACAACTCCCTGGCCGCCGGCCCGGACGACCCCGGTTCGCCGTGGGCGATCGGCGCGGCCGAGGGCGGCCACGACGCCATCCACCCCGATCTCGGTACGGCCGACGACTTCCGCCGGTTCGTCGCCTCGGCCGCCGAGGTCGGCCTGGAGGTGGCGATGGACCTGGCGCTGCAGGCCGCACCCGACCACCCCTGGGTGACCGAGCACCCGGAGTGGTTCACCACCCTCGCCGACGGTTCGATCGCGTACGCCGAGAACCCGCCGAAGAAGTACCAGGACATCTACCCGCTGGACTTCGACCGCGACCCCGACGGGATCCGGGCCGAGGTGCTGCGGGTGGTGACGCACTGGATCGACCACGGGGTACGGATCTTCCGGGTGGACAACCCGCACACCAAGCCGTTCGACTTCTGGCAGTGGCTGATCCACGAGGTCAAACAGCTCGACCCGGAGGTGATCTTCCTGGCCGAGGCGTTCACCCGACCGGCGGTCATGCACGGCCTGGGCAAGATCGGGTTCACCCAGTCGTACACCTACTTCAGTTGGCGGTACAGCGCCGACGAGCTGCGCGAATACTGCACCGAGCTGATCGACGCGGCCGACTACATGCGCCCCAACTTCTGGCCGAACACGCCCGACATCCTGCCCGAGCCGCTGAAGCTCGGCGTACCGTCGATCTTCAAGATCCGGGCGGTGCTGGCCTCCCTGCTCTCCCCCTCCTGGGGCATCTACGCCGGTTTCGAACTCCTCGAACACGAGGCCCTGCCCGGCGCCGAGGAGTACGCCGACAGCGAGAAGTTCCAGCTCCGTCCCCGGGACTGGACCGCCGCCGAGGCGCAGGGACGGTCGCTGGCGCCGTACATCGCCCGGCTCAACGCCGTACGGCGGAAGAACCCGGCGCTGCACTGGCTGCGCAACCTGCGGTTCCACCACAGCGACAACCCGGCCCTGTTCTGCTGGTCGAAGCGGGACGAGCGGACCGGGAACACCGTCCTGGTGGTCTGCTCGCTCGACCCCTTCCAGGCCCAGTGGGGCAACCTCAGCCTCGACCTGCCGGCGCTGGGCCTGGACTGGGCCGACCGGTTCACCGTCTACGACGAGATGAGCGGCGCCCGGTACGACTGGGGGCAGCACAACGTCGTCGGGCTCGACCCGAACCAGCCGGCGCACGTGTTCACCGTGCACCACAACGGTCCGCCACCGCCGCCGGCCACCGCCCCGACCGTGCCCGCCACCACCGAGACCGCGAAGTGA
- the glgA gene encoding glycogen synthase, which yields MAETAPYDGRLRIDLLTREYPPEVYGGAGVHVEYLARELRRLADLRVHCFGAPRTGPDDPPGVTAYPEPVELAGTNAALRTMGVDLAMAAGTAGTDLVHSHTWYANLAGHVAKLLHGVPHVVTVHSLEPLRPWKAEQLGGGYALSSWCERTALGAADAVIAVSAGMKRDLLGAYPEVAPERVRVVHNGIDTRQYAPDPETDVLRRIGVDPDRPSVTYVGRVTRQKGLPYLLRAARSLPPETQLVLLAGAPDTAEIAAEVESLVAELRASRSGVFWVAEMLPKHEVVQVLTHSTVFVCPSIYEPMGIVNLEAMACETAVVATATGGIPEVVSDGETGLLVPIEQAADGTGTPLAPEVFVEDLAGAINKLLADPARTAEFGRAGRRRAVQHFSWDAIAERTMGVYRSVLPAL from the coding sequence GTGGCCGAAACCGCTCCGTACGACGGACGACTCCGGATCGATCTGCTGACCCGCGAGTACCCACCCGAGGTCTACGGCGGGGCCGGGGTGCACGTCGAGTACCTCGCCCGGGAACTGCGCCGGCTGGCCGACCTGCGGGTGCACTGCTTCGGCGCGCCGCGTACCGGTCCGGACGACCCGCCGGGGGTGACCGCGTACCCGGAACCGGTGGAGCTGGCCGGCACCAACGCCGCGCTCCGGACCATGGGCGTCGACCTGGCCATGGCCGCCGGAACCGCCGGGACCGACCTGGTGCACAGCCACACCTGGTACGCCAACCTCGCCGGTCATGTGGCGAAGCTGCTGCACGGGGTGCCGCACGTCGTGACCGTGCACAGCCTGGAGCCGCTGCGGCCGTGGAAGGCCGAGCAGCTCGGCGGCGGTTACGCGCTCTCCTCCTGGTGTGAGCGGACCGCGCTGGGCGCCGCCGACGCGGTGATCGCGGTCTCCGCCGGGATGAAACGGGACCTGCTGGGCGCCTATCCGGAGGTGGCACCGGAACGGGTCCGGGTGGTGCACAACGGCATCGACACCCGCCAGTACGCCCCGGACCCGGAAACCGACGTGCTGCGCCGGATCGGGGTGGACCCGGACCGGCCGAGCGTCACCTACGTCGGCCGGGTGACCCGACAGAAGGGGCTGCCGTACCTGCTCCGGGCGGCCAGGTCGCTGCCGCCGGAGACGCAGCTCGTCCTGCTCGCCGGTGCCCCGGACACGGCCGAGATCGCGGCCGAGGTGGAATCCCTGGTGGCCGAGCTGCGGGCCAGCCGGTCCGGGGTGTTCTGGGTGGCCGAGATGCTGCCCAAGCACGAGGTGGTGCAGGTGCTCACCCACAGCACGGTTTTCGTCTGCCCGTCGATCTACGAGCCGATGGGCATCGTCAACCTGGAGGCGATGGCCTGCGAGACGGCGGTGGTGGCCACCGCCACCGGCGGCATCCCGGAGGTGGTCTCCGACGGGGAGACCGGGCTGCTGGTCCCGATCGAGCAGGCCGCCGACGGCACCGGCACCCCGCTGGCGCCCGAGGTCTTCGTCGAGGACCTGGCCGGGGCGATCAACAAGCTGCTGGCCGACCCGGCCCGTACCGCCGAGTTCGGCCGAGCGGGACGCCGTCGCGCGGTCCAACACTTCTCCTGGGACGCGATCGCGGAGCGGACGATGGGGGTCTACCGCTCGGTCCTGCCCGCCCTCTGA
- the glgC gene encoding glucose-1-phosphate adenylyltransferase: protein MSPKVLAIVLAGGEGKRLMPLTADRAKPAVPFGGMYRMIDFVLSNLANGGYLKIVVLTQYKSHSLDRHVTKTWRMSNLLGNYVAPVPAQQRRGPWWFAGSADAIYQSFNLINDEKPDYVIVFGADHIYRMDPRQMVEDHIASGAGVTVAGIRQPLSQADQFGVIEVAADGRRIQAFREKPTDARGLPDAPGEIYASMGNYVFTTDVLCEAVERDAADKTSRHDMGGSIIPMLVERGEANVYDFRDNEVPGSTERDQGYWRDVGTLDSFYEAHMDLIAIHPIFNLYNSAWPIYTDHPPWPPAKFVHGWQERVGRAIGSLISPGVIVSGALVENSVVSPNARINSWAHVEGSVLMEGVDIGRHAVVRNAILDKNVVVPEGAEIGVDLELDRTRYTVSDGGIVVIGKGQRVEP from the coding sequence ATGTCGCCCAAGGTCCTCGCCATCGTCCTGGCCGGCGGCGAGGGCAAGCGCCTGATGCCGTTGACCGCAGACCGTGCCAAACCGGCCGTGCCGTTCGGCGGTATGTACCGCATGATCGATTTTGTGCTGTCCAACCTGGCCAACGGCGGCTATCTCAAGATCGTCGTATTGACCCAGTACAAGTCGCACTCGCTGGACCGGCACGTGACCAAGACCTGGCGGATGTCGAACCTGCTCGGCAACTACGTCGCCCCGGTCCCCGCCCAGCAGCGCCGTGGACCCTGGTGGTTCGCCGGCTCGGCGGACGCCATCTACCAGAGCTTCAACCTGATCAACGACGAGAAGCCCGACTACGTGATCGTCTTCGGGGCGGACCACATCTACCGGATGGACCCCCGGCAGATGGTGGAGGACCACATCGCCTCCGGTGCCGGTGTCACCGTGGCCGGGATCCGCCAGCCGCTGAGCCAGGCGGACCAGTTCGGGGTGATCGAGGTGGCCGCCGACGGGCGCCGGATCCAGGCGTTCCGGGAGAAGCCCACCGACGCCCGCGGCCTGCCGGACGCGCCGGGGGAGATCTACGCCTCGATGGGCAACTACGTCTTCACCACCGACGTGCTCTGCGAGGCGGTCGAGCGCGACGCGGCCGACAAGACCAGCCGGCACGACATGGGCGGGAGCATCATCCCGATGCTGGTCGAGCGGGGCGAGGCGAACGTCTACGACTTCCGCGACAACGAGGTCCCAGGCAGCACCGAACGGGACCAGGGCTACTGGCGCGACGTCGGGACGCTGGACTCGTTCTACGAGGCGCACATGGACCTGATCGCCATCCACCCGATCTTCAACCTCTACAACTCGGCCTGGCCGATCTACACCGACCACCCGCCGTGGCCGCCGGCCAAGTTCGTGCACGGCTGGCAGGAGCGGGTGGGTCGGGCGATCGGATCGCTGATCTCGCCCGGTGTGATCGTCTCCGGCGCCCTGGTGGAGAACTCCGTGGTCTCGCCGAACGCCCGGATCAACTCCTGGGCGCACGTCGAGGGGTCGGTGCTGATGGAGGGCGTCGACATCGGTCGGCACGCGGTGGTCCGCAACGCCATCCTGGACAAGAACGTGGTGGTCCCCGAGGGGGCCGAGATCGGCGTCGACCTGGAACTCGACCGGACCCGCTACACCGTCTCCGACGGCGGGATCGTCGTCATCGGCAAGGGCCAACGGGTCGAGCCGTAA
- the pgm gene encoding phosphoglucomutase (alpha-D-glucose-1,6-bisphosphate-dependent) has translation MSVHARAGQPADPADLIDVAHLVTAYYAEHPDPADPGQQVAFGTSGHRGSSLNTAFNDDHIAAITQATCEYRRDQGVDGPLFLARDTHALSEPALVTALEVLAANDVTVLIDSRDGYTPTPALSHAILTHNRGRNSGLADGIVVTPSHNPPSDGGFKYNPTNGGPADTDATKWIQDRANQLLADGLAGVRRIPYARARTAGTTDRYDFLGAYVDDLPSVVDVAAIRAAGVRIGADPLGGASVGYWGEIADRHGLDLTVVNPGVDPTWRFMTLDWDGKIRMDCSSPYAMASLIAARADYQIATGNDADADRHGIVTPDGGLMNPNHYLTVAIAHLFRTRTDWSPQAAIGKTLVSSSMIDRVAADLGRTLIEVPVGFKWFVPGLLDGSVGFGGEESAGASFLRRDGSVWTTDKDGIVLCLLAAEIQASTGSSPSQHYADLVARFGDPAYARIDAPASRAEKAALGKLSPDQVTATELAGEPITATLTSAPGNGAAIGGLKVTTESGWFAARPSGTEDVYKIYAESFRGPEHLTRIQEEARALVTEVLAKV, from the coding sequence ATGTCGGTCCACGCCCGTGCCGGCCAGCCCGCCGACCCCGCCGACCTGATCGACGTGGCGCACCTCGTCACCGCGTACTACGCCGAGCATCCCGACCCGGCCGATCCCGGCCAGCAGGTCGCGTTCGGCACCTCCGGGCACCGGGGATCGAGCCTGAACACCGCGTTCAACGACGACCACATCGCCGCGATCACCCAGGCGACCTGTGAGTACCGGCGGGACCAGGGTGTGGACGGCCCGCTGTTCCTGGCCCGGGACACCCACGCCCTCTCCGAGCCGGCGCTGGTCACCGCGCTGGAGGTGCTGGCCGCCAACGACGTCACCGTGCTGATCGACAGCCGGGACGGATACACCCCGACCCCGGCGCTGTCGCACGCGATCCTCACCCACAACCGGGGGCGGAACAGCGGCCTGGCCGACGGCATCGTGGTCACCCCGTCGCACAACCCGCCGTCGGACGGCGGGTTCAAGTACAACCCCACCAACGGGGGGCCGGCGGACACCGACGCCACGAAGTGGATCCAGGACCGGGCCAACCAACTGCTGGCCGACGGCCTCGCCGGGGTCCGGCGGATCCCGTACGCGAGGGCCCGGACGGCGGGCACCACCGACCGGTACGACTTCCTCGGCGCGTACGTCGACGACCTGCCCTCGGTGGTGGACGTGGCGGCGATCCGGGCCGCCGGGGTGCGCATCGGCGCCGACCCGCTGGGCGGGGCGAGCGTCGGCTACTGGGGCGAGATCGCCGACCGGCACGGGCTGGACCTGACGGTGGTCAACCCCGGTGTCGACCCGACCTGGCGGTTCATGACCCTGGACTGGGACGGCAAGATCCGGATGGACTGCTCGTCCCCGTACGCGATGGCGTCGTTGATCGCCGCCCGCGCCGACTACCAGATCGCCACCGGGAACGACGCCGACGCCGACCGGCACGGGATCGTCACGCCCGACGGTGGCCTGATGAACCCGAACCACTACCTGACCGTGGCGATCGCGCACCTGTTCCGGACCCGGACGGACTGGTCCCCGCAGGCGGCGATCGGCAAGACCCTGGTCTCGTCCTCGATGATCGACCGGGTCGCCGCCGACCTCGGACGTACGTTGATCGAGGTGCCGGTGGGCTTCAAGTGGTTCGTGCCGGGGCTGCTGGACGGTTCGGTCGGCTTCGGCGGTGAGGAGAGCGCGGGCGCCTCCTTCCTGCGCCGGGACGGGTCGGTCTGGACCACGGACAAGGACGGGATCGTGCTCTGCCTGCTCGCCGCCGAGATCCAGGCGAGTACGGGCAGTTCGCCGAGCCAGCACTACGCCGACCTGGTGGCCCGCTTCGGCGACCCGGCGTACGCCCGGATCGACGCCCCGGCCAGCCGGGCGGAGAAGGCGGCGCTGGGCAAGCTCTCGCCGGACCAGGTGACCGCGACCGAGTTGGCCGGTGAGCCGATCACGGCGACGCTGACCAGTGCGCCGGGCAACGGTGCGGCGATCGGCGGGCTGAAGGTGACCACCGAGTCGGGGTGGTTCGCGGCCCGCCCGTCCGGCACCGAGGACGTCTACAAGATCTACGCGGAGTCGTTCCGGGGTCCGGAGCACCTGACCCGGATCCAGGAGGAGGCGCGGGCCCTGGTGACCGAGGTCCTGGCTAAGGTGTGA